In one window of Candidatus Zixiibacteriota bacterium DNA:
- a CDS encoding aminotransferase class V-fold PLP-dependent enzyme, which yields MDNQEFRRYAHELVDWMADYLDNVRRYPVKAQVQPKEIIAQLPEAPPQRGEPFERIFGDFEKIIVPGMTHWQHPSFFAYFPANSSPPSVLAEMLMSTLAAQCMSWQTSPAATELEERVMQWLGQMIGLPREFIGVIQDTASTATLCSLLTAREKYSDFAINARGFDGSQKFAVYCSTETHSSIEKAVKIAGLGSACLRKVAVDEAFALKPAELEKLIAADRHAGVTPLAVVATIGTTGSTAIDPLRAIGEICRREEIWLHVDAAFAGTALILPELRWMIEGIEYVDTFVFNPHKWMFTNFDCTAYFVRDPAALVRTFEILPEYLKTAEGDRVNNYRDWGIQLGRRFRALKLWFVIRSYGVAGLQLLVREQLELARGLAAWIGASADFELLAPTHLNLVCFRYHPAGVNDPGQLNVLNERLLERVNATGKAYMTHTKLNGAYTLRMVIAQTQVTHADVKAAWELIKGLARGK from the coding sequence ATGGACAATCAAGAATTTCGGCGCTACGCGCACGAATTGGTCGACTGGATGGCGGACTATCTGGACAACGTGCGCCGGTATCCGGTCAAAGCGCAGGTACAGCCCAAAGAGATTATCGCCCAGCTTCCCGAAGCGCCGCCGCAACGGGGGGAGCCGTTCGAGCGGATTTTCGGTGACTTTGAGAAGATCATTGTACCGGGAATGACGCATTGGCAGCATCCGAGCTTTTTCGCGTACTTCCCGGCCAATTCAAGTCCACCGTCGGTGTTGGCGGAGATGCTGATGTCGACGCTGGCGGCGCAGTGCATGAGCTGGCAGACCTCGCCGGCCGCGACCGAGCTGGAAGAGCGGGTGATGCAGTGGCTGGGACAGATGATCGGTCTGCCGCGCGAATTCATCGGCGTGATCCAGGATACGGCCTCGACGGCGACGCTCTGCTCGTTGTTGACGGCGCGCGAAAAGTACAGCGACTTTGCGATCAATGCCCGCGGGTTTGACGGTTCACAGAAGTTTGCGGTCTACTGCTCGACGGAGACGCATTCGTCAATCGAGAAGGCGGTGAAGATCGCCGGACTTGGCAGTGCCTGCCTGCGCAAGGTGGCGGTGGACGAAGCGTTTGCGCTCAAGCCGGCTGAATTGGAGAAGCTAATTGCCGCCGACCGGCACGCGGGCGTAACGCCGTTGGCGGTGGTGGCGACAATCGGGACGACGGGATCAACGGCGATCGATCCGCTGCGGGCCATCGGCGAAATCTGCCGGCGCGAGGAAATTTGGCTCCATGTGGACGCGGCATTCGCGGGGACGGCGCTGATCTTGCCGGAGCTGCGGTGGATGATCGAGGGGATCGAATACGTCGATACATTCGTGTTCAATCCGCACAAGTGGATGTTTACCAACTTCGACTGCACGGCTTATTTCGTGCGCGATCCGGCGGCGCTGGTGCGGACGTTCGAGATTCTGCCGGAATATCTTAAGACCGCCGAGGGAGATCGGGTCAACAACTACCGCGACTGGGGGATCCAACTGGGGCGGCGCTTCCGCGCGCTGAAATTGTGGTTCGTGATCCGCAGCTATGGCGTGGCGGGACTGCAGCTGCTGGTTCGCGAACAATTGGAACTGGCGCGCGGGCTGGCGGCATGGATCGGCGCTTCCGCCGATTTTGAGCTGCTGGCGCCGACACATCTGAACTTGGTTTGCTTCCGGTATCATCCGGCGGGGGTGAATGATCCGGGACAATTGAATGTGCTGAATGAGCGGTTGCTCGAGCGGGTGAACGCGACGGGAAAGGCGTACATGACGCACACGAAGCTGAACGGCGCGTACACGCTGCGCATGGTGATCGCGCAGACGCAGGTGACTCATGCCGATGTGAAGGCGGCGTGGGAGTTGATCAAGGGGCTGGCGAGAGGGAAGTAG
- a CDS encoding alpha-amylase yields MSIHDLENHLRDYFPFGLPVSRRTWERLDLARIVTDPASRVPGSDTYVVRQLAACFNETAHTQQPPLTPISPGQLITAAMIVEIMRYVVLHYCRRQNPFSLQAGLNWTAERKSRNLAEVPPAACAVLFPPPAVLVDGHPPGEYLHSQSALGANKELVVAEMILLMIAMINPAFRFFRPLYDDTELSHRAHYRDLVDALGQFFETQPPVDEVGDSLFHTLLAPIENHPDSLEAQLDFIRTRWARLLPAGLLKRLLLVRDILREEHFLRGFSDGSLEVLRLGRGQGVDFGYPEPEAFSQDADWMSNVVLIAKSTYVWLDQLSKKYGRHIRLLSDIPDEELDRLARWGFTGLWLIGVWERSRASQTIKQYMGNPEAVSSAYSLYDYIIAHDLGGESAYEELRARAWRRGIRLSADMVPNHMGIYSRWVIEHPDWFIQSPYPPFPVYQYTGANLSDDPRVVLQIEDGYWSHRDAAVVFKRIDTWTGDTRYIYHGNDGTNMPWNDTAQLNFLIPEVREAVIQTILHVARKFPIIRFDAAMTLAKKHYQRLWFPQPGDGGAIPSRAECGLTKEQFDAAFPKEFWREVVDRIKAEVPETLLLAEAFWLMEGYFVRTLGMHRVYNSAFMNMLKMEENSKYRQTVKNVLEFSPEVLKRFVNFMNNPDERTAVEQFGKGDKYIGVALMMVTMPGLPMFGHGQIEGFAEKYGMEYRRAYWDEQVDEDLVRRHEHEIFPIMRRRRLFSGADNFAFFDFHSTAGWVDENVFAYSNRFGDERALILYNNAYSSTEGWINTSTAINVGPADSPFLVHRTLSEALALKTGETDLCVFRDYKSGRWFIRAGREIAERGLFAVIGGYQYHAFLDWREIHDHDGSWRNLMHRLNGGGVHDIDEAHRELVYEPILAPFREAFSVELLRLLATLAPDPSQFADYEAARIRFLSAVGRFIGGAMNEVVALTEKALSSQPHPTAAATVQWPRLDAAVTRRLAQIDDLRARDTIVICDLLRPILDWQAGPHVQDPHELMRERLEKWLLRKSIAAVFAEFYQSDYEGYMTSLLVATLLTADNPLLTEEIHLAAFFADSHGAEFLQVNRHNDIVWFGKERWERLVHAWAANAVVELGQSGLADDNQLDDIFKKSANLIATGELSGYQVARLLALTSPDEPRYPESSLHRDSSSPQSQS; encoded by the coding sequence ATGAGTATTCATGACCTCGAAAACCATCTGCGCGACTATTTCCCCTTCGGCTTGCCCGTGTCGCGCCGCACCTGGGAGCGCCTTGATCTGGCCCGGATCGTCACCGACCCGGCTTCACGCGTCCCCGGCTCCGATACCTATGTCGTGCGCCAGCTTGCCGCCTGCTTTAATGAAACCGCGCACACCCAGCAGCCGCCGCTGACGCCGATCTCCCCCGGCCAGCTGATTACGGCCGCGATGATCGTCGAGATCATGCGCTACGTCGTCCTGCATTACTGCCGCCGCCAGAATCCCTTCTCGCTCCAGGCCGGTCTGAATTGGACGGCGGAACGCAAGAGCCGCAATCTGGCCGAGGTTCCGCCCGCTGCCTGCGCCGTGCTGTTCCCGCCGCCGGCCGTGCTTGTTGACGGCCACCCGCCGGGCGAATACCTCCATAGCCAGAGTGCGCTCGGGGCCAACAAAGAACTCGTCGTGGCCGAGATGATCCTGCTGATGATCGCGATGATCAACCCGGCGTTTCGCTTCTTCCGGCCGCTCTACGATGACACCGAGCTGTCGCACCGCGCCCACTACCGCGACCTCGTCGACGCGCTCGGCCAGTTCTTCGAGACCCAGCCGCCGGTCGACGAAGTCGGCGACTCCCTGTTCCACACCTTGCTTGCACCGATTGAGAATCACCCCGATTCGCTTGAAGCCCAGTTGGATTTCATCCGCACCCGCTGGGCGCGCCTGCTGCCGGCCGGTTTACTCAAGCGTCTGCTCCTCGTGCGCGATATCCTCCGTGAGGAACACTTCCTGCGCGGCTTCTCCGACGGCTCGCTCGAAGTCCTTCGCCTCGGCCGCGGCCAGGGCGTCGATTTCGGCTATCCCGAGCCCGAAGCCTTCAGCCAGGACGCCGATTGGATGTCCAACGTCGTCCTGATCGCGAAAAGCACCTACGTCTGGCTCGATCAGCTTTCGAAGAAGTACGGGCGCCACATCCGCCTGCTATCCGATATCCCCGATGAAGAACTCGACCGCCTCGCGCGCTGGGGTTTCACCGGGCTTTGGCTGATCGGCGTCTGGGAACGCTCGCGTGCCTCACAAACCATCAAGCAGTACATGGGCAACCCCGAGGCCGTGTCATCGGCTTATTCACTTTATGATTACATCATCGCCCACGATCTCGGCGGTGAATCGGCCTACGAAGAACTTCGCGCCCGCGCCTGGCGCCGCGGCATCCGTCTTTCCGCCGACATGGTCCCCAACCACATGGGCATCTACTCGCGCTGGGTGATCGAACATCCCGACTGGTTCATCCAGTCGCCCTATCCGCCGTTTCCGGTCTACCAATACACCGGCGCCAACCTCTCCGACGACCCGCGCGTTGTCCTGCAGATCGAGGACGGTTACTGGTCGCACCGTGACGCCGCCGTCGTCTTTAAGCGCATCGACACCTGGACCGGCGACACCCGCTATATCTACCACGGCAACGACGGCACCAACATGCCCTGGAACGACACCGCCCAGCTCAATTTCCTCATTCCGGAAGTTCGTGAGGCGGTCATCCAAACGATTCTTCACGTCGCGCGGAAGTTCCCGATCATCCGCTTTGATGCCGCCATGACGCTCGCCAAGAAGCACTACCAGCGGCTCTGGTTCCCGCAGCCCGGCGACGGCGGCGCCATTCCCTCGCGCGCCGAGTGCGGACTCACCAAGGAGCAATTCGATGCCGCGTTCCCCAAGGAATTCTGGCGCGAGGTCGTCGATCGGATCAAGGCCGAAGTTCCTGAGACTCTGCTCCTCGCCGAGGCGTTCTGGCTGATGGAGGGTTACTTCGTTCGTACGCTCGGCATGCACCGCGTCTACAATTCCGCCTTTATGAATATGCTGAAGATGGAGGAGAACTCGAAGTACCGCCAGACCGTCAAGAATGTTCTCGAGTTCAGCCCCGAGGTGCTCAAGCGGTTCGTCAATTTCATGAACAATCCCGACGAGCGTACCGCCGTCGAGCAATTCGGCAAGGGCGACAAGTATATCGGCGTCGCCTTGATGATGGTCACCATGCCCGGATTGCCGATGTTCGGCCACGGCCAGATCGAAGGCTTCGCCGAGAAGTACGGCATGGAATATCGCCGCGCTTACTGGGATGAACAGGTTGACGAAGACCTCGTTCGCCGCCACGAGCACGAGATCTTCCCGATCATGCGGCGGCGCCGCCTCTTCTCCGGCGCGGACAACTTCGCCTTCTTCGACTTCCACTCCACCGCCGGTTGGGTCGATGAGAATGTCTTCGCGTATTCCAATCGCTTCGGTGATGAGCGCGCGCTGATCCTGTACAACAACGCCTATTCCTCCACCGAGGGGTGGATCAACACGTCAACTGCGATCAATGTTGGTCCCGCTGACTCACCCTTTCTCGTGCACCGCACGCTGAGTGAGGCGCTTGCGCTCAAGACCGGCGAGACCGACCTGTGCGTCTTCCGCGATTACAAGTCGGGACGATGGTTCATCCGCGCCGGTCGCGAAATCGCCGAGCGCGGGCTCTTCGCCGTCATCGGCGGCTACCAGTATCACGCCTTTCTTGATTGGCGCGAAATCCACGACCACGACGGCTCCTGGCGCAACCTGATGCACCGTCTCAACGGCGGCGGAGTCCATGATATCGACGAAGCTCACCGCGAACTGGTGTACGAACCGATCCTGGCCCCGTTCCGCGAGGCGTTCAGCGTCGAGCTGCTGCGCCTGCTTGCGACACTCGCTCCCGATCCGTCGCAGTTTGCAGATTATGAAGCGGCGCGCATTCGCTTCCTGAGCGCGGTCGGCCGCTTCATCGGCGGCGCGATGAACGAGGTTGTCGCATTGACGGAGAAGGCGCTTTCCTCACAGCCGCATCCAACCGCAGCCGCTACCGTGCAGTGGCCACGGCTTGATGCCGCCGTTACCCGCCGCCTGGCGCAGATCGATGATCTGCGCGCACGCGATACGATCGTCATCTGCGACTTGCTGCGCCCGATCCTTGATTGGCAGGCCGGTCCGCATGTGCAGGATCCGCACGAGCTGATGCGGGAGCGCCTCGAAAAGTGGCTGCTGCGCAAATCGATCGCTGCCGTCTTTGCCGAGTTCTATCAAAGTGACTACGAGGGCTACATGACATCCTTGCTGGTGGCAACGCTGCTGACCGCT